The following proteins are co-located in the Macrobrachium rosenbergii isolate ZJJX-2024 chromosome 26, ASM4041242v1, whole genome shotgun sequence genome:
- the Art4 gene encoding histone-arginine methyltransferase CARMER isoform X3 — MASQMVYERVSCRIYHEDGTRTDKYGGLLTLKLVYDPHGLACKIKKDNVEVLEIPIDSKTECCRLGSKSYLFASSQEDLIFTFATDADARKFHSAVYKVRQGKEASVFSERTDDASAVQYFQFYSYLSQQQNMMQDYIRTGTYQRAILSNMSDFRDKIVLDVGAGSGILSFFAAQAGARKVYAVEASSMAQHCELLVRANNLQDTIKVMAGKIEEIEIPDLVDMIISEPMGYMLYNERMLESYLHAKKWLKPGGRMFPSRGDLHVAPFNDETLYYEQLNKANFWYQNCFHGVDLCQLREQALNEYLRQPIVDTFDIGICLAKSIRYSLDFLETEEKDLHHLVIPLEFHILKSSTLHGLAFWFDVAFLGSTQTVWLSTAPTEPLTHWYQVRCLLEKPIFVKEGQLITGTVELIANRRQSYNVQIQVRIEGTSTVATNTLDLKNPYFRYTGVAPQAPPGNNSTSPSENYWHQVDAQGAKQALNMVNGVTINGLGEVALDQGTSLINLDSCGTWR; from the exons CTTAAAATTAGTATATGATCCACACGGTTTGGCgtgtaaaattaaaaaag ataATGTTGAAGTCTTAGAAATTCCCATTGACAGTAAAACAGAATGCTGTCGATTAGGttcaaaatcttatttatttgcGTCCAGTCAGGAAGATCTTATATTTACCTTTGCCACAGATGCAG ATGCAAGAAAGTTCCACAGTGCAGTATACAAAGTCCGCCAGGGTAAAGAAGCCTCTGTGTTTAGTGAGAGAACAGATGATGCTAGTGCTGTCCAGTATTTTCAG ttttatagttatttatcaCAACAACAGAATATGATGCAG GATTATATTCGAACTGGTACCTACCAGCGTGCAATATTGTCAAACATGAGTGACTTCAGAGATAAAATTGTCCTTGATGTAGGGGCAGGGTCTGGTATTCTTTCATTCTTCGCTGCGCAGGCTGGGGCACGGAAAGTTTACGCTGTTGAAGCATCTTCGATGGCTCAACATTGTGAG CTTTTAGTTAGAGCAAATAACCTACAGGACACTATAAAGGTCATGGCTGGGAAGATAGAAGAAATTGAAATTCCAGACTTAGTGGATATGATTATCTCTGAGCCAATGGGTTACATGCTTTATAATGAAAGAATGTTAGAGTCTTACCTCCACGCCAAGAAGTGGCTTAAGCCTGGTGGCCGTATGTTCCCGTCCCGGGGTGACCTTCACGTTGCCCCTTTCAATGATGAAACCCTGTATTATGAACAGCTCAATAAGGCCAATTTTTG GTATCAGAATTGCTTTCATGGAGTTGATTTGTGCCAGCTCCGTGAGCAAGCACTTAATGAGTACCTGAGACAGCCTATAGTAGATACCTTTGACATTGGTATTTGCTTAGCAAAAAGTATAAGATATTCATTGGACTTTTTGGAAACTGAAGAAAAGGATTTACATCATTTAG ttataccaCTTGAATTCCACATCCTAAAAAGTAGTACACTTCATGGATTAGCATTTTGGTTCGATGTTGCTTTCCTTGGCTCAACACAGACCGTATGGCTATCTACAGCTCCAACGGAACCTCTCACACATTGGTATCAG GTGCGGTGTTTGTTAGAAAAACCAATATTTGTTAAAGAAGGTCAACTAATTACTGGAACAGTTGAGCTTATTGCTAATAGAAg ACAAAGTTATAATGTTCAAATTCAAGTTCGTATCGAAGGGACCTCTACAGTAGCTACAAATACGTTAGATCTGAAGAATCCGTACTTCCGTTACACTGGTGTTGCGCCACAGGCTCCTCCTGGAAATAATTCAACGTCTCCTAGTGAAAACTACTGGCATCAAGTAGATGCTCAAGGTGCTAAACAAG ctctcAATATGGTGAATGGGGTGACCATTAATGGCCTTGGTGAAGTCGCCCTCGATCAGGGAACGTCACTCATTAATTTAG
- the Art4 gene encoding histone-arginine methyltransferase CARMER isoform X2: MASQMVYERVSCRIYHEDGTRTDKYGGLLTLKLVYDPHGLACKIKKDNVEVLEIPIDSKTECCRLGSKSYLFASSQEDLIFTFATDADARKFHSAVYKVRQGKEASVFSERTDDASAVQYFQFYSYLSQQQNMMQDYIRTGTYQRAILSNMSDFRDKIVLDVGAGSGILSFFAAQAGARKVYAVEASSMAQHCELLVRANNLQDTIKVMAGKIEEIEIPDLVDMIISEPMGYMLYNERMLESYLHAKKWLKPGGRMFPSRGDLHVAPFNDETLYYEQLNKANFWYQNCFHGVDLCQLREQALNEYLRQPIVDTFDIGICLAKSIRYSLDFLETEEKDLHHLVIPLEFHILKSSTLHGLAFWFDVAFLGSTQTVWLSTAPTEPLTHWYQVRCLLEKPIFVKEGQLITGTVELIANRRQSYNVQIQVRIEGTSTVATNTLDLKNPYFRYTGVAPQAPPGNNSTSPSENYWHQVDAQGAKQALNMVNGVTINGLGEVALDQGTSLINLETNQTADERYASMTPYMKV; the protein is encoded by the exons CTTAAAATTAGTATATGATCCACACGGTTTGGCgtgtaaaattaaaaaag ataATGTTGAAGTCTTAGAAATTCCCATTGACAGTAAAACAGAATGCTGTCGATTAGGttcaaaatcttatttatttgcGTCCAGTCAGGAAGATCTTATATTTACCTTTGCCACAGATGCAG ATGCAAGAAAGTTCCACAGTGCAGTATACAAAGTCCGCCAGGGTAAAGAAGCCTCTGTGTTTAGTGAGAGAACAGATGATGCTAGTGCTGTCCAGTATTTTCAG ttttatagttatttatcaCAACAACAGAATATGATGCAG GATTATATTCGAACTGGTACCTACCAGCGTGCAATATTGTCAAACATGAGTGACTTCAGAGATAAAATTGTCCTTGATGTAGGGGCAGGGTCTGGTATTCTTTCATTCTTCGCTGCGCAGGCTGGGGCACGGAAAGTTTACGCTGTTGAAGCATCTTCGATGGCTCAACATTGTGAG CTTTTAGTTAGAGCAAATAACCTACAGGACACTATAAAGGTCATGGCTGGGAAGATAGAAGAAATTGAAATTCCAGACTTAGTGGATATGATTATCTCTGAGCCAATGGGTTACATGCTTTATAATGAAAGAATGTTAGAGTCTTACCTCCACGCCAAGAAGTGGCTTAAGCCTGGTGGCCGTATGTTCCCGTCCCGGGGTGACCTTCACGTTGCCCCTTTCAATGATGAAACCCTGTATTATGAACAGCTCAATAAGGCCAATTTTTG GTATCAGAATTGCTTTCATGGAGTTGATTTGTGCCAGCTCCGTGAGCAAGCACTTAATGAGTACCTGAGACAGCCTATAGTAGATACCTTTGACATTGGTATTTGCTTAGCAAAAAGTATAAGATATTCATTGGACTTTTTGGAAACTGAAGAAAAGGATTTACATCATTTAG ttataccaCTTGAATTCCACATCCTAAAAAGTAGTACACTTCATGGATTAGCATTTTGGTTCGATGTTGCTTTCCTTGGCTCAACACAGACCGTATGGCTATCTACAGCTCCAACGGAACCTCTCACACATTGGTATCAG GTGCGGTGTTTGTTAGAAAAACCAATATTTGTTAAAGAAGGTCAACTAATTACTGGAACAGTTGAGCTTATTGCTAATAGAAg ACAAAGTTATAATGTTCAAATTCAAGTTCGTATCGAAGGGACCTCTACAGTAGCTACAAATACGTTAGATCTGAAGAATCCGTACTTCCGTTACACTGGTGTTGCGCCACAGGCTCCTCCTGGAAATAATTCAACGTCTCCTAGTGAAAACTACTGGCATCAAGTAGATGCTCAAGGTGCTAAACAAG ctctcAATATGGTGAATGGGGTGACCATTAATGGCCTTGGTGAAGTCGCCCTCGATCAGGGAACGTCACTCATTAATTTAG